In one window of Ostrinia nubilalis chromosome 21, ilOstNubi1.1, whole genome shotgun sequence DNA:
- the LOC135082316 gene encoding cytosolic 10-formyltetrahydrofolate dehydrogenase, translating to MPPVSISEDRPKQKLRVAIIGQSTFAAEVFKLLVKDGHEIAGVFTVLDKGNREDPLATIAAQNGVPVYKYKSWRIKGKIIPEVYKEYKSVNADINVLPFCTQFIPMEVITYPKYESICYHPSVLPRHRGASSINWTLIEGDTTCGLSIFWADDGLDTGPILMQKVFPVTIDDTVDSIYNKYLYPEGIKALAESVNMVANGNAPKITQTEEGATYDPALFKPETHQIDFTKGGVALHNFIRGLDSSPGATAFIQPQTKDGVTEGSDATVEVKFFGSSLWQGDVETDGERLVIPGLKEAAIIHEAGLLITANDGVKVNVQRLKVNGKMINAQNFYKANENKVTLELTAEEKQFVESFRDVWKAILRVDIEDGTDFFDCGAGSMDVVRLVEEVKDLASIELQNEDVYMNTTFKEFYTVAILKSRGGSGAQEIVYDGVELEVNKRKVKFPTQLFINGEFVNSDSGKTLSIVNPTDESEICKVQCASAKDVDRAVKAAKKAFDEGEWAKISARERGQLLFKLADLMEQHKEELATIESIDSGAVYTLALKTHVGMSIDTWRYFAGWCDKIQGATIPINHARPNRNLTITKKEPIGVCALITPWNYPLMMLSWKMAACLAAGNTVVMKPAAVCPLTALKFAELAARAGIPRGVINILPGSGGVAGQAMADHPLVRKLGFTGSTPIGQQIMSSCAASNMKKVSLELGGKSPLVIFEDCDLDKAVRNGMASVFFNKGENCIAAGRLFVEETIHDEFVRRVVAETRKIVIGDPLHRGTAHGPQNHEAHLNKLVEFCERGVKEGATLVLGGKRVERKGYFFAPTVFTGVADHMYIAKEESFGPIMIISKFSSKNLDDVIRRANATEYGLASGVFTRDVSRALQFAERIDAGTVFVNTYNKTDVAAPFGGFKQSGFGKDLGQEALNEYLKTKCVTIEY from the exons GTAAATGCCGACATCAACGTCCTGCCATTCTGCACACAATTCATCCCCATGGAGGTGATCACATACCCCAAGTACGAGAGCATTTGCTACCACCCCAGCGTACTGCCAAGGCACAGAGGCGCCTCCTCCATCAACTG GACTCTCATCGAAGGCGACACGACATGCGGCTTGTCGATATTCTGGGCGGACGACGGGCTCGACACCGGCCCAATCCTCATGCAGAAGGTCTTCCCCGTCACTATTGATGACACAGTCGACTCTATTTACAACAAATACTTGTATCCTGAAG GTATAAAGGCGCTAGCAGAATCCGTCAATATGGTCGCAAATGGCAACGCCCCGAAAATCACACAGACCGAGGAGGGCGCCACGTATGACCCCGCTCTATTCAAACCAGAAACACACCAG ATCGACTTCACAAAAGGGGGCGTGGCTCTCCACAACTTCATTCGAGGTTTAGACTCCTCCCCCGGCGCGACCGCCTTCATCCAACCACAGACTAAAGATGGCGTCACGGAGGGCAGTGACGCGACCGTCGAAGTCAAATTCTTCGGCTCTAGTCTATGGCAGGGTGACGTTGAAACTGACGGGGAAAGGCTGGTGATACCGGGACTGAAGGAAGCCGCCATTATTCATGAGGCTGGACTGCTGATTACTGCTAATGATGGTGTTAAG gtcAACGTCCAAAGACTAAAAGTAAACGGCAAGATGATAAACGCACAGAACTTCTACAAGGCAAACGAGAACAAAGTGACATTAGAACTTACAGCAGAAGAGAAACAATTCGTCGAAAGTTTCCGAGACGTTTGGAAAGCCATCCTTAGAGTGGACATCGAAGACGGCACAGATTTCTTCGACTGCGGCGCCGGGTCTATGGACGTAGTCCGATTAGTAGAAGAAGTGAAAGACTTAGCCAGTATAGAACTTCAAAACGAAGACGTATACATGAATACGACCTTCAAAGAGTTCTATACGGTAGCAATTCTCAAATCGAGAGGCGGTTCGGGTGCCCAAGAAATAGTGTACGACGGTGTGGAGTTAGAAGTGAACAAAAGGAAGGTTAAATTCCCTACGCAGTTGTTTATAAACGGTGAATTTGTGAATTCAGACAGCGGGAAGACTTTGTCGATAGTGAACCCGACGGATGAGAGTGAGATTTGCAAAGTGCAGTGCGCGTCTGCCAAGGATGTGGACCGCGCGGTCAAGGCGGCCAAGAAAGCTTTTGACGAGGGAGAATGGGCCAAAATCAGCGCGAGGGAGCGAGGACAGTTATTATTCAA ATTAGCCGACCTAATGGAGCAACACAAAGAGGAGCTAGCGACCATAGAGTCAATAGACTCGGGCGCTGTATACACTTTAGCTCTCAAGACCCACGTGGGCATGTCCATCGACACGTGGCGCTACTTCGCGGGCTGGTGCGACAAGATCCAGGGCGCCACGATACCCATCAACCACGCGCGGCCTAACAGGAACCTCACCATCACGAAGAAG GAACCGATCGGCGTGTGCGCGCTCATCACACCGTGGAACTACCCGCTCATGATGCTGTCGTGGAAAATGGCCGCTTGCCTCGCGGCCGGCAACACTGTCGTCATGAAGCCGGCGGCT GTATGCCCACTAACAGCTCTGAAGTTCGCCGAGCTAGCAGCGCGAGCGGGAATTCCGCGTGGCGTCATCAACATCCTGCCCGGCAGCGGCGGCGTGGCCGGACAGGCGATGGCCGACCACCCACTGGTCAGGAAACTAGGATTTACTGGGAGCACGCCTATCG GCCAGCAGATAATGTCGTCGTGCGCGGCGTCCAACATGAAGAAAGTGTCTCTAGAGTTGGGCGGCAAGTCGCCTCTCGTCATCTTCGAGGATTGCGACTTGGACAAGGCCGTTAGAAAT GGCATGGCGTCAGTATTTTTCAACAAAGGCGAGAACTGCATCGCAGCCGGCCGCCTGTTCGTGGAGGAGACGATCCACGACGAGTTCGTACGACGCGTCGTGGCCGAGACGCGCAAGATCGTGATCGGAGACCCGCTGCATAGGGGCACCGCGCACGGACCGCAGAATCATGAGGCGCATCTTAATAAACTTGTGGAG TTCTGCGAGCGCGGCGTGAAAGAGGGCGCGACATTAGTGCTGGGCGGCAAGCGCGTGGAGCGTAAGGGCTACTTCTTCGCGCCTACCGTGTTCACAGGCGTGGCCGACCACATGTACATCGCCAAAGAGGAGTCGTTTGGCCCCATCATGATAATCAGCAAGTTTAGCAGCAA AAACCTAGACGACGTGATCCGTCGGGCGAACGCCACAGAGTACGGGCTAGCGAGCGGCGTGTTCACGAGAGACGTGTCCCGCGCGTTACAGTTCGCAGAGCGGATCGACGCCGGCACCGTGTTCGTCAATACCTACAACAAGACGGACGTCGCCGCGCCTTTCGGAGGCTTCAAGCAGTCCGGATTTGGAAAGGATTTAG gTCAAGAAGCATTGAACGAATACCTCAAAACCAAATGTGTTACCATTGAATACTGA